The DNA region CGCCCGGGCCGGGCGGGATCGTGGCCGCGCGGCCCGGGGCCGTCAGGGGGCGGCGACCAGGGGGTCGCCGGAGAGGGCCGCGGCGTGGGCGTCCATGCGCTCGGCGGCGAGGATCGCGGCGGCGGTGTCGGCACGGGAGGCGGCGACGACGAGGGCGCGGCCGGCCAGGGCGTGCGCCTTGCGGTGCAGGGCCTCGGCGGGGTCGCCGCTGAGACCCGCGTGCCGGGCCGGCGGGGCGCCGCGCAGCCTGGCCACCTGGCGGGCGATCAGCTCGCCCGCCGCGGTCTCGCCCAGCTCGTCGGTGACGGCGAGCAGGGCGGCGAGGTGTCCGGCGAGCTGGATGTCCAGCTCCTCGCCGCGGGAGCGGTGCGGGATGTCGTTCCGGGTGTCGTCGGCCATCCGGTGGACCGACTTGGTGCGGATCGGTTCGTACATGGGGACGGCCTCCTGAGATGAGCTCTGGAGGCATCCTAGCTTGGATTCAATCTAAAGTTGAGCCGAGTCCGGGTAAAGAACGGGGTAAAGGGTCGGACAAGGGGTGGGACAAGGGGCCGGGCGAGGGCGGGGTCAGTACTGGCTGTAGCCGTCCAGGAAGCGCCCGATCCTGGTCACCGCGTCCGCGAGGTCCGTCGCGTTCGGCAGGGTCACGATCCGGAAGTGGTCCGGCTCGTGCCAGTTGAAGCCCGTGCCGTGCACGACCATGATCTTCTCGGCCCGCAGCAGGTCCAGGACCATCTGCCGGTCGTCCTTGATCTTGTAGACCGCCGGGTCGAGCCGCGGGAACAGATACAGCGCGCCCTTCGGCTTCACGCACGTCACGCCCGGGATCTGGGTGAGCAGCTCGTACGCCGTGTCCCGCTGCTCCAGGAGCCGCCCGCCCGGAAGCACCAGGTCCTCGATCGACTGCCGGCCCTGGAGGGCCGCGGCCACCGCGTGCTGCGCCGGCATGTTGGCGCACAGCCGCATGTTGGCCAGGATCGTCAGGCCCTCGATGTACGAGGAGGCGTGCGCCTTCGGGCCGCAGACCGCGAGCCAGCCGGAGCGGAAGCCCGCCACTCGGTAGTTCTTGCTCATCCCGTTGAAGGTGAGGCAGAGCAGGTCGGGGGCGAGCGCGGCGGTCGGGGTGTGCGTGGCGCCGTCGTAGAGGATCTTGTCGTAGATCTCGTCCGAGCAGACCACCAGGTTGTGCCGGCGGGCGATCTCCGTCAGGGACCGCAGCATCTCGTCGTCGTAGACGGCGCCGGTCGGGTTGTTCGGGTTGATGATCACGATCGCCTTGGTGCGGTCGGTGATCTTCCGCTCGATGTCGGCCAGGTCCGGCATCCAGTCCGCCTGCTCGTCGCAGCGGTAGTGCACGGCCGTACCGCCCGAGAGCGCCACCGAGGCCGTCCACAGCGGATAGTCGGGGGACGGGACGAGCACCTCGTCGCCGTCGTCGAGCAGCGCCTGCATCGCCATCTGGATGAGCTCGGAGACGCCGTTGCCGAGGTAGATGTCCTCGACGGAGAGCGGGATGCCCTTGGTCTCGTAGTGGCTCATGATCGCGCGGCGTGCGGACAGCAGGCCCTTCGCGTCGCCGTAGCCGTGCGCCTCGGAGAGGTTGCGCAGCATGTCCTCGAGGATGGCCGGCGGGCACTCGAAGCCGAAGGCGGCCGGGTTTCCGGTGTTGAGCTTGAGGATGCGGTGGCCCGCTGCCTCCAGCCGCATCGCCTCTTCGAGCACCGGGCCGCGGATTTCGTAACAGACGTTGGCGAGCTTCGTGGACTGGATCACCTGCATGACGAGAGCTTACGGCCGGTGGTCTCCGCGCGCTTCGTGTTTTGGGACACGTCGGGCGTTCGGTGCGCTTCATGGAGGTAGGGGAAAGGGCGGGGCGACGGTGGTGGGCCGGGGCGGCCGGTGTGACCCAGGTCGCGCCCGGGGATGTCGTGATCCCTACAATCACGCCTCGTGACTCCGACTTCCTACGACGCGGGGGGCGCGGAGCCCCCGAGACGGGCTCGGCACGCCTCCAAGCGGCGCGGCCCCGGTCCGCTGTGGATCCTCGGCAGCGGCGCCCTCGTCGCGGCCGGGGTCCTGTCGGCGATGGCCGCGCTCGATTCCGGCCCGGGCGGCACGGGGCCGCGCGGTGGCCCCGCCGTCGACGAAGGGCGTCCCGGGATGCCCGCGCTGATCCAGCCCGACCGGTCCGGTGCCGGGGACGACTCCGGCGACGGGGACGGGGACGGGCGGTCCGCGAGCCCCGGGGCGACGTCGAGCGGCTCGGCCTCGCCGTCCGCCGGCACGGCGTCGCCGACCGGCCCCACGCCGTCCGCGGGGGCGACCGGCGCGCCCACCCCGACCGCCTCGGGGGGCGCCTCGTACTTCCCCGGGAAGTCGGGTGCGGCGCCCGGCACGAAGAAGAAGCAGCGGTAGCGGGCGGAGGTACGGCGTGCGGAGACACACGGAGGGCGGCGGCCTTCGGGGCGCAGGATAGGTTGGTCCGTCATGTGGGTTTTCAGCACCGCCGGCTGCCGGTGGCTCGGCGCGGCCGGAACGCTCGCCGTCACCGCCGGCGGCTGGGCCGCCGGAACGCTGCCGGTGCGCGGCGGGGCCGGCCTCTGGCAGCCGCACGGGGACGCGGTCACGGTGGCCGGGGCGATCGTCGCGTACCTCGGGCTGACTCTGCTGATCCTGGCCTGGTGGCAGTACGGGCGACGCCTGCGCGCGGGCGCCCGGGACCGGGTCGGGGTGACCCTCGTCTGCTGGGCGGCGCCGCTGCTGCTCGCCCCGCCGCTGTACAGCGCCGACGTCTACAGCTACATCGCCCAGGGCGCGATGGTCCTGGAAGGCCATGACGTGTACGGCGCCGGGCCGGCCATGCTGCGGCCCGGTGAGCTCGGGTACGAGGCCGCCGCGAGCGTCGGCGGCCACTGGACCGACACCCCCGCCCCGTACGGCCCCTTCTTCCTCGTCCTCGCCCAGGCGGTCGTGAAGCTCACCGGCGGCGCGGTCGTGCCCGCCGTGCTCGGCATGCGGCTGATCGCACTCCTCGCGCTGCTCCTCATCGTGTGGGCCGTACGGGGGCTCGCGCCCGAGCGGCACCGCGCGGGCGCCCTGTGGCTGGCCGCGCTCAACCCGCTGCTGCTCGTCCATGTCGTGGGCGGGCTGCACAACGACGGTCTGATGGCCGGGCTGCTGCTCGCGGGCATGCTGTGCGCCGTGCGCGGGCGGTGGCTGGTCGGGGGTGCGCTCGCCGGGGCGCTCATCGGTCTCGCGATGACGATCAAGTCGCCGGCCGCGCTGGGCCTCCTCTTCGCGGGGATCGTGATCGCCCGGCGGCGCGGCCGTCTGCTGTACGGGCTGCTGCCGGGGGCGGTCGCCGTGGCCGTCGCCGCCGGCGCGAGCCTCCTCGCGGGCACCGGCTTCGGCTGGCTCCGCACCCAGAGCGTGGCCGCCACCATCCACACCGCCCTCTCCGTGACGAGCGACCT from Streptomyces fradiae includes:
- the mptB gene encoding polyprenol phosphomannose-dependent alpha 1,6 mannosyltransferase MptB; translation: MWVFSTAGCRWLGAAGTLAVTAGGWAAGTLPVRGGAGLWQPHGDAVTVAGAIVAYLGLTLLILAWWQYGRRLRAGARDRVGVTLVCWAAPLLLAPPLYSADVYSYIAQGAMVLEGHDVYGAGPAMLRPGELGYEAAASVGGHWTDTPAPYGPFFLVLAQAVVKLTGGAVVPAVLGMRLIALLALLLIVWAVRGLAPERHRAGALWLAALNPLLLVHVVGGLHNDGLMAGLLLAGMLCAVRGRWLVGGALAGALIGLAMTIKSPAALGLLFAGIVIARRRGRLLYGLLPGAVAVAVAAGASLLAGTGFGWLRTQSVAATIHTALSVTSDLGLGLGLLVSGEPEPVKGLVQKLGLLVAGAVIAAVAWRAWKGRVDPVLGLGLSLLALVALSPMVQPWYALWGTCAVAAVAWGGRLGQVLAVVSAGLAYETAPSGHTPWYGFVAAGAVVAAGLWWARREPWGQGREAEGADGRVTLPAQAARAGERERSATSRHPS
- a CDS encoding pyridoxal phosphate-dependent aminotransferase, producing MQVIQSTKLANVCYEIRGPVLEEAMRLEAAGHRILKLNTGNPAAFGFECPPAILEDMLRNLSEAHGYGDAKGLLSARRAIMSHYETKGIPLSVEDIYLGNGVSELIQMAMQALLDDGDEVLVPSPDYPLWTASVALSGGTAVHYRCDEQADWMPDLADIERKITDRTKAIVIINPNNPTGAVYDDEMLRSLTEIARRHNLVVCSDEIYDKILYDGATHTPTAALAPDLLCLTFNGMSKNYRVAGFRSGWLAVCGPKAHASSYIEGLTILANMRLCANMPAQHAVAAALQGRQSIEDLVLPGGRLLEQRDTAYELLTQIPGVTCVKPKGALYLFPRLDPAVYKIKDDRQMVLDLLRAEKIMVVHGTGFNWHEPDHFRIVTLPNATDLADAVTRIGRFLDGYSQY